From one Candidatus Methylomirabilota bacterium genomic stretch:
- a CDS encoding OmpH family outer membrane protein has product MKRLAVLVTALAAVLVLAGDGGAAASRIGFVDVQKVLVRSVAGVAAREQLEREKAAMQKDVDTRRAEVEKLRDELEKKGLVLSADSKREKEETLQRKVRDLRRVVDDFQKELERKEQALTQRILQDLTVLIERVGKERGYLLILEKRGASVIYGDAEADVTEDVIKFYDQEKAKEKK; this is encoded by the coding sequence ATGAAGCGACTGGCAGTTCTCGTAACCGCCCTGGCGGCCGTCCTCGTTCTGGCCGGAGACGGCGGGGCGGCGGCCTCCCGAATCGGGTTCGTCGACGTGCAGAAGGTCCTCGTGCGGTCGGTGGCCGGCGTGGCCGCTCGCGAGCAGCTCGAGCGCGAGAAGGCCGCGATGCAGAAGGATGTCGACACCCGCCGGGCCGAGGTCGAGAAGCTTCGGGACGAGCTCGAGAAGAAGGGGCTCGTCCTCTCGGCGGATTCCAAGCGCGAGAAGGAAGAAACGCTCCAGCGGAAAGTGCGCGATCTCCGCCGTGTGGTCGATGACTTCCAGAAGGAGCTCGAGCGCAAGGAGCAAGCGCTCACCCAGCGGATCCTCCAGGACCTGACGGTGCTCATCGAGCGGGTCGGGAAGGAGCGCGGCTATCTCCTCATTCTCGAGAAGCGGGGCGCCAGCGTGATCTACGGCGACGCCGAGGCGGACGTCACCGAGGACGTGATCAAGTTCTACGACCAGGAGAAGGCCAAGGAGAAGAAGTAG
- the lpxD gene encoding UDP-3-O-(3-hydroxymyristoyl)glucosamine N-acyltransferase — MSGNRRLGELARLVGGAIDGDPDLPIRGMASLDRAQAGDLSLVAGRHYRALAEQSRASAFLVALDVTLPGRSVIRVAHPHLALATLLRVFHPEVRPASGIHPTAVVAASARVAGDAAVLAHVVVGDGSVVEAGAVLHPHVVLGERCRVGEASVLHPHVVLREDVEVGRHVVIHAGAVLGADGFGYAFDGTRHRKIPQVGRVVVEDDVEIGANVTIDRATLGDTIIGRGSKIDNLVQIGHNTVVGADTVIVAQAGISGSCRIGNRVIIGGQVGIVDHVRVGDGARVASQSGVTDDVDPGTAVLGTPAIPIAEGRRVAVSLPRLPELLRSVRRLEKRVAALERRLETATGPPE; from the coding sequence GTGAGCGGCAATCGGCGTTTGGGCGAGCTGGCCCGGCTCGTCGGCGGCGCGATCGACGGCGATCCCGATCTGCCCATCCGGGGTATGGCCAGCCTCGATCGGGCCCAGGCCGGCGACCTCAGCCTGGTGGCCGGCCGCCACTATCGAGCCCTCGCCGAACAGAGCCGCGCTTCCGCGTTCCTGGTGGCGCTCGACGTGACCCTGCCCGGCCGCTCGGTGATCCGGGTGGCCCACCCGCACCTCGCGCTGGCCACGCTGCTCCGGGTCTTCCATCCCGAGGTCAGGCCCGCCTCGGGGATCCATCCCACCGCGGTCGTGGCGGCCTCGGCACGGGTGGCCGGCGACGCGGCCGTGCTCGCCCACGTCGTGGTCGGTGACGGGAGCGTCGTGGAGGCCGGAGCGGTCCTGCATCCCCACGTCGTGCTCGGCGAGCGCTGCCGGGTGGGGGAGGCCAGCGTGCTGCATCCCCACGTCGTGCTCCGAGAGGACGTGGAGGTCGGTCGCCACGTGGTCATCCACGCCGGCGCCGTGTTGGGCGCCGACGGGTTCGGGTACGCGTTCGACGGTACCCGGCACCGGAAGATCCCGCAGGTCGGCCGAGTGGTGGTCGAGGACGACGTGGAGATCGGCGCCAACGTGACCATCGACCGCGCGACGCTCGGCGACACCATCATCGGCCGCGGAAGCAAGATCGACAATCTGGTGCAGATCGGCCATAATACCGTGGTTGGCGCGGACACCGTCATCGTTGCGCAGGCGGGGATCTCGGGCTCGTGTCGGATCGGGAACCGCGTGATCATCGGGGGGCAGGTGGGCATCGTGGACCACGTCAGGGTCGGTGACGGCGCCCGGGTCGCATCGCAGTCGGGCGTGACGGACGACGTGGACCCGGGGACCGCCGTCCTCGGGACTCCGGCCATCCCCATCGCCGAGGGCCGCCGAGTGGCCGTGTCCTTGCCGCGCTTGCCGGAACTGCTTCGATCCGTCCGGCGCCTCGAGAAGCGGGTGGCCGCACTCGAGCGGCGCCTGGAGACCGCCACGGGCCCCCCGGAATGA
- a CDS encoding lipoprotein-releasing ABC transporter permease subunit: MSGRALPFELFIGLRYLRSKGRRGFLSLLTVIAMAGMALGVMTLIVVLGVMSGAEEELREKIVGTTAHLLVMDAAGQGIEDVGHALEVIRRHPEVRSASPFVLQQAMLSHEQAATGVVLRGIDPEAGAIELPRRVRQGNLADLAGPEPGIALGRELARNLGASVGSTVTAISPKGAVTAVGTIPKMRPFRVVAIFEVGLYEYDSALAYTSLQTGQQFADLGSRVSGIEVRVADPYRARRVALDIAKTLGFPYWTRDWMDMNRNLFSAIQLEKTAMFIILTLIVFVAAFAIISHLILMVAEKRREIGVLRALGAGARSVMLIFMAEGVFIGAVGTLVGVVLGVAIGWIQETYHIVKIPGDVYQLSVLPMRMNPRDMVVIALSALILSFLATLYPSRQAARLDPVEVIRYE, encoded by the coding sequence GTGAGCGGGCGCGCGCTCCCCTTCGAGCTCTTCATCGGGCTCCGGTATCTCCGCTCCAAGGGCCGACGCGGCTTCCTGTCGCTCCTCACCGTGATCGCGATGGCCGGGATGGCGCTCGGGGTCATGACGCTGATCGTGGTGCTCGGTGTGATGTCGGGGGCCGAGGAGGAGCTCCGGGAGAAGATCGTGGGGACGACGGCTCACCTCCTCGTGATGGACGCGGCCGGGCAGGGGATCGAGGACGTGGGGCACGCCCTCGAGGTGATCCGCCGGCACCCCGAGGTGCGCTCGGCGTCCCCGTTCGTCCTGCAGCAGGCGATGCTCTCCCACGAGCAGGCGGCCACCGGAGTCGTCCTGCGGGGGATCGACCCCGAGGCGGGGGCCATCGAGCTCCCGCGTCGGGTGAGGCAAGGAAACCTCGCCGACCTGGCCGGCCCCGAGCCCGGGATCGCCCTCGGCCGCGAGCTGGCGCGGAACCTCGGCGCCTCCGTCGGCAGCACGGTGACCGCGATCTCCCCCAAGGGCGCGGTGACGGCGGTCGGCACCATCCCCAAGATGCGGCCGTTCCGCGTCGTCGCCATCTTCGAGGTCGGGCTCTACGAATACGACTCGGCGCTCGCCTACACCTCGCTCCAGACCGGGCAGCAGTTCGCCGACCTCGGCAGCCGCGTCTCGGGGATCGAGGTCCGGGTGGCGGACCCGTACCGCGCGCGGCGGGTCGCCCTGGACATCGCCAAGACCCTCGGCTTCCCGTACTGGACGCGCGACTGGATGGACATGAACCGCAACCTCTTCTCGGCCATCCAGCTCGAGAAGACCGCCATGTTCATCATCCTGACGCTGATCGTGTTCGTGGCGGCGTTCGCCATCATCAGCCACCTCATCCTGATGGTGGCCGAGAAGCGGCGGGAGATCGGCGTGTTGCGAGCCCTGGGAGCGGGCGCCCGAAGCGTCATGCTGATCTTCATGGCCGAGGGAGTCTTCATCGGGGCCGTCGGCACCCTGGTGGGGGTCGTGCTGGGGGTCGCCATCGGCTGGATCCAGGAGACCTACCACATCGTGAAGATCCCCGGAGACGTCTACCAGCTCTCCGTCCTGCCGATGCGGATGAACCCGCGGGACATGGTCGTGATCGCCCTCTCGGCGCTGATCCTGTCGTTCCTGGCCACGCTCTACCCCTCCCGCCAGGCGGCCCGGCTCGATCCGGTCGAGGTGATCCGCTATGAGTGA
- the lpxA gene encoding acyl-ACP--UDP-N-acetylglucosamine O-acyltransferase, with the protein MTAEPTGEQGGSSPGDWRPLDDFRAEIHPTAVIHPKVELGIGVRIGPYAVIGEDVQLGDGVEVGPHAVLEGRLEIGPRSRIFAGAIIGFPPQDLKWKPGMPSGVRIGADNIIREYATIHRSSVEDGWTTIGDGCFIMASSHIAHDCRVGNGVVLTGYTGLTGWVEVGDKAVISGLAGIHQFVRIGTLAFVGGCTRLPQDVPPYFLVEGNPAHVRGVNVVGLRRAGVPAEARLLIGRAYRILYRSGHTPEKALEKIRAELAPSPYVDQLAEFIATSKRGICRHRPRGPEPTEEVEG; encoded by the coding sequence ATGACCGCCGAGCCGACCGGCGAGCAGGGCGGGAGCTCGCCGGGTGATTGGCGTCCCCTCGACGATTTCCGGGCCGAGATCCATCCCACGGCGGTCATCCACCCCAAGGTCGAGCTCGGAATCGGGGTGCGGATCGGTCCCTACGCGGTGATCGGAGAGGACGTCCAGCTCGGGGACGGCGTCGAGGTCGGGCCCCATGCGGTCCTCGAAGGGCGGCTCGAGATCGGTCCGCGCTCGCGCATCTTCGCCGGAGCGATCATCGGCTTCCCGCCCCAGGACCTCAAGTGGAAGCCCGGCATGCCTTCCGGCGTCCGCATCGGAGCCGACAACATCATCCGCGAGTACGCGACGATCCACCGCTCGTCGGTGGAAGACGGCTGGACGACGATCGGCGACGGCTGCTTCATTATGGCGAGCTCCCACATCGCCCACGACTGCCGGGTCGGCAACGGTGTCGTGCTCACGGGCTACACCGGGTTGACCGGGTGGGTTGAGGTCGGCGACAAGGCCGTCATCTCGGGCCTGGCCGGCATCCACCAGTTCGTGCGGATCGGCACCCTGGCCTTCGTGGGCGGCTGCACCCGCCTGCCCCAGGACGTGCCGCCGTATTTCCTGGTCGAGGGGAACCCGGCCCACGTCCGGGGCGTCAACGTCGTCGGTCTGCGGCGCGCCGGAGTGCCCGCCGAGGCGCGACTCCTGATCGGACGGGCCTACCGGATCCTCTACCGATCGGGCCACACGCCGGAGAAGGCGCTGGAGAAGATCCGCGCCGAGCTGGCGCCCTCCCCGTACGTCGACCAACTGGCCGAGTTCATCGCCACGTCCAAGCGTGGCATTTGTCGGCACCGGCCGCGTGGCCCGGAGCCGACCGAAGAGGTGGAGGGGTGA
- a CDS encoding ABC transporter ATP-binding protein, translating into MSEAPRPPLVVAEGLEKEFRTGAEALRVLKGVTLTVYQGEFLAIVGASGVGKSTLLHLLGALDRPTAGRVLVRGVDLFARSDVELTRFRRDEVGFVFQLYNLLAEFSALENAMLPALIQRRSAAEARQLALDALREVGLTERVEHRPNELSGGEQQRVALARALVARPALIVADEPTGNLDPKTSEGVFELFGRLQAERGVTFVVATHNLELARRADRVVRLVDGRAVVES; encoded by the coding sequence ATGAGTGAGGCGCCGCGCCCGCCGCTCGTCGTCGCCGAGGGCCTGGAGAAGGAGTTCCGCACCGGCGCCGAGGCGCTGCGGGTCCTCAAGGGCGTCACCCTGACCGTCTACCAGGGGGAATTCCTCGCCATCGTCGGCGCCTCGGGAGTCGGGAAGTCCACGCTCCTCCACCTGCTGGGCGCCCTCGACCGGCCCACGGCGGGGCGCGTCCTCGTCCGCGGCGTCGATCTCTTCGCCCGCTCGGACGTCGAGCTCACCCGCTTCCGCCGCGACGAGGTCGGCTTCGTCTTCCAGCTCTACAATCTGCTGGCGGAGTTCTCGGCGCTCGAGAATGCCATGCTGCCCGCGCTCATCCAGCGGCGAAGCGCGGCCGAGGCGCGGCAGCTCGCCCTCGATGCCCTGCGCGAGGTGGGCCTGACCGAGCGCGTGGAGCATCGCCCGAACGAGCTGTCCGGCGGCGAGCAGCAGCGGGTCGCCCTCGCCCGCGCCCTGGTCGCGCGCCCCGCCCTCATCGTGGCCGACGAGCCCACCGGGAACCTCGATCCCAAGACGAGCGAGGGCGTCTTCGAGCTGTTCGGGCGGCTCCAGGCCGAGCGCGGCGTCACGTTCGTCGTGGCCACGCACAACCTCGAGCTGGCCCGCCGGGCCGACCGCGTCGTCCGGCTGGTGGATGGCCGGGCGGTCGTCGAGTCTTAA
- a CDS encoding sialidase family protein yields the protein MRPVGRRVAWRRFGGAVVGLLLGLALLRLAAFGGASQMPHGDSPPVEPESAGPTANGRLVLNLSNNAGSSEKPRVASSFPNRVYVVWMDRSPGNREIFFTRSTDGGRTFEPTRNLSNSAIDSEFPQIVASGRYVYVAWDEGFNEGTGEVYLRASADEGATFGPRVQLSDNAGFSSSPRVAAALHKVYVVWLGQPTGERFADILFRRSTDGGAKFAPQLNLSRNLGFSTQFPRLAAHGDHVYVAWTESSPYPSPLDVFFRRSLNAGASFGGVQRLSRNQTFSSFPEIALAPQPGAEDVYVAWGEDTRNDPPYNPEILVRRSTNSGGTFASAKGVSRGIRYSWQYQIAAAGTNVHLVWLAYRGGYNDLLFARSRDRGATFEAPRSLGPGFADSHPGQVAVFGNVVDVLWPARRTAGDHDIVWRRSSDGGATFGDAVNLSNTSGGSTWVALSRSLTALYVVWQDGTPGNQDIFFTAVK from the coding sequence GTGAGGCCTGTCGGACGACGCGTCGCGTGGCGGCGCTTCGGCGGCGCCGTCGTGGGGCTGCTGCTCGGACTCGCGCTCCTCCGACTCGCGGCCTTCGGGGGCGCGTCCCAGATGCCTCACGGTGATTCACCCCCGGTGGAGCCCGAGTCGGCCGGTCCGACCGCCAACGGTCGCCTCGTCCTCAACCTGAGCAACAACGCGGGCAGCTCGGAGAAACCGCGGGTCGCCTCGTCGTTCCCGAACCGGGTGTACGTCGTCTGGATGGACCGCAGTCCGGGGAACCGGGAGATCTTCTTCACGCGGAGTACGGACGGCGGCCGCACCTTCGAGCCGACGCGCAACCTCAGCAACAGCGCCATCGACTCTGAGTTCCCCCAGATCGTGGCGTCAGGCCGGTACGTGTACGTCGCCTGGGATGAGGGGTTCAACGAGGGGACCGGGGAGGTCTACCTCCGCGCGAGCGCGGACGAGGGCGCCACCTTCGGGCCGCGCGTCCAGCTCAGCGACAATGCCGGCTTCTCCTCCAGCCCCCGCGTGGCCGCCGCGCTGCACAAGGTCTACGTCGTCTGGCTGGGCCAGCCCACCGGGGAGAGGTTCGCCGACATCCTGTTCCGGCGGAGCACCGACGGCGGCGCGAAATTCGCGCCTCAGCTGAACCTGAGCAGGAACCTCGGCTTCAGTACCCAATTCCCGCGCCTGGCCGCCCACGGGGATCACGTCTACGTCGCGTGGACCGAGTCGAGCCCATACCCGTCACCCCTCGACGTCTTCTTCCGGCGCAGTCTCAACGCCGGCGCGTCGTTCGGCGGCGTCCAACGGCTCAGTCGCAACCAGACCTTCTCCTCGTTCCCCGAGATCGCCCTCGCGCCCCAGCCGGGCGCCGAGGACGTCTACGTAGCCTGGGGCGAAGACACCCGGAACGATCCTCCCTATAATCCGGAGATTTTGGTGCGACGGAGCACCAACAGCGGCGGGACTTTCGCCTCGGCGAAAGGCGTCAGTCGCGGCATCCGCTATTCCTGGCAGTACCAGATCGCCGCCGCCGGCACGAACGTCCACCTCGTCTGGCTGGCCTACCGGGGGGGCTACAACGACCTGCTTTTCGCGAGGAGCCGGGATCGGGGCGCAACCTTCGAAGCCCCCCGAAGCCTCGGCCCGGGATTCGCCGACTCGCATCCGGGTCAGGTCGCCGTGTTCGGGAACGTCGTGGACGTCCTCTGGCCGGCGCGCCGGACGGCCGGCGATCACGACATCGTCTGGCGGCGCAGCTCGGACGGTGGGGCGACGTTCGGCGACGCGGTCAACCTGAGCAACACTTCGGGGGGCTCGACGTGGGTGGCGCTCAGCCGGTCGCTGACCGCGCTCTACGTCGTGTGGCAAGACGGCACGCCCGGCAACCAGGACATCTTCTTCACCGCCGTGAAGTAG
- a CDS encoding ATP-dependent Clp protease ATP-binding subunit, with translation MFERFTERARRVIILAREEAGRFRHDFVGTEHILLGLIRDGEGIATAVLQRLGLRLETVKSEVERALGGFPKTLTFGEVPFTPQAKRVLELSIEEARQLGHNYIGTEHLLLGVMKEGQSIAAKILESLGARLDEVRQETLALLGDQYYPRPKKRSQTPVLDEFARDLTQFARESKLDPVIGREMEIERVIQILSRRTKNNPVLIGEPGVGKTAIVEGLAQKIVNHDVPDVLVGKRLLQLDLGALVAGTKYRGQFEERLKAVMKEIRQSENVILFLDELHTLIGAGAAEGAIDASNMLKPALSRGEIQCIGATTLDEYRKHIEKDGALERRFQPIIVRAPSVAESVEIIKGLRPKYEAHHRVKITDQAIDAAVKLADRHITERHLPDKAIDVIDEAASRTRLQSMTPPAELKEIDKEIERVVREKDMFLEAQEFEKAASLREKEKVLRGRDEELKREWEQKKGRQTSVVNEEDVEYIVSRWTGIPLSRLEEKESAKLSRMEEALHGRIVGQEDALRAVSRAIRRSRAGLKDAKRPVGSFIFLGPTGVGKTELARALAEFLFGDENAMIRIDMSEYMEKFSVSRLLGAPPGYVGYEEGGYLTEKVRRRPYSVVLFDEIEKAHPDVFNMLLQVLDDGRLTDSLGHVVDFKNAILIMTSNLGTNLIGKRVSPGFLQESAEEGYERMRERVLEELKRAFRPEFINRIDEVIVFHALSEADIKAIVRLMITRVNKQLEEKAIRIELTLEAEELLLQKGYDATYGARQLRRTIQKHIEDPLAEAIVSGQIQEGSRIEVRPDGENFAFEPINELTEPSLNLAER, from the coding sequence GTGTTTGAACGGTTCACGGAGCGCGCGCGGCGAGTCATCATCCTGGCCCGGGAGGAGGCGGGACGGTTCCGTCACGACTTCGTGGGAACCGAGCACATTCTCCTCGGCCTGATCCGAGACGGGGAGGGGATCGCCACCGCTGTCCTCCAGCGGCTCGGCCTCCGGCTCGAGACCGTCAAGTCGGAAGTGGAGCGGGCGCTCGGGGGATTCCCCAAGACGCTGACCTTCGGCGAGGTGCCGTTCACCCCGCAGGCCAAGCGGGTGCTCGAGCTCTCCATCGAGGAGGCCCGTCAGCTCGGCCACAACTACATCGGGACGGAGCACCTTCTGCTGGGCGTCATGAAGGAAGGCCAGTCGATCGCCGCCAAGATCCTCGAATCGCTCGGCGCGCGACTCGACGAGGTCCGCCAAGAGACCCTGGCGCTCCTGGGTGACCAGTACTACCCGCGCCCCAAGAAGCGCAGCCAGACCCCCGTCCTCGACGAGTTCGCCCGGGACCTCACCCAGTTCGCCCGCGAGAGCAAGCTGGACCCCGTCATCGGGCGCGAGATGGAGATCGAGCGCGTCATCCAGATCCTCTCCCGCCGCACCAAGAACAACCCCGTGCTCATCGGGGAGCCCGGGGTGGGGAAGACGGCCATCGTCGAGGGGCTCGCCCAGAAGATCGTCAACCACGACGTGCCCGATGTGCTCGTCGGCAAGCGCCTCCTTCAGCTGGATCTCGGCGCGCTGGTGGCCGGCACCAAGTACCGGGGCCAGTTCGAAGAGCGCCTGAAGGCCGTCATGAAGGAGATCCGGCAGTCCGAGAACGTCATCCTGTTCCTCGACGAGCTCCACACGCTCATCGGAGCGGGCGCGGCCGAGGGCGCGATCGACGCCTCGAACATGCTCAAGCCCGCCCTCTCGCGCGGCGAGATCCAGTGCATCGGGGCCACCACGCTCGACGAATACCGCAAGCACATCGAGAAGGACGGTGCCCTCGAGCGGCGGTTCCAGCCGATCATCGTGCGGGCCCCGTCGGTGGCCGAGTCGGTCGAGATCATCAAGGGGCTCCGGCCGAAGTACGAGGCGCACCACCGGGTCAAGATCACCGACCAGGCGATCGATGCCGCCGTCAAGCTCGCCGACCGGCACATCACCGAACGGCACCTCCCCGACAAGGCGATCGACGTCATCGACGAGGCGGCCAGCCGGACCCGGCTCCAGTCGATGACGCCCCCGGCCGAGCTCAAGGAGATCGACAAGGAGATCGAGCGCGTCGTTCGCGAGAAAGACATGTTCCTCGAGGCCCAGGAGTTCGAGAAGGCCGCCTCGCTTCGCGAGAAGGAAAAGGTGCTCCGGGGCCGGGACGAGGAGCTCAAGCGCGAATGGGAGCAGAAGAAGGGCCGGCAGACGTCGGTGGTGAACGAGGAAGACGTCGAGTACATCGTCTCCCGCTGGACCGGCATCCCGCTCTCACGCCTGGAGGAGAAGGAGTCCGCCAAGCTCTCCCGGATGGAGGAAGCCCTCCACGGCCGCATCGTGGGACAGGAGGATGCCCTCCGCGCGGTCTCCCGCGCCATCCGCCGGTCGCGGGCCGGCCTCAAGGACGCCAAGCGTCCCGTGGGCTCGTTCATCTTCCTCGGCCCCACCGGGGTGGGGAAGACGGAGTTGGCCCGGGCGCTGGCCGAATTCCTGTTCGGCGACGAGAACGCGATGATCCGCATCGACATGTCGGAGTACATGGAGAAGTTCTCGGTCTCGCGGCTCCTTGGCGCGCCGCCGGGCTACGTGGGTTATGAGGAGGGTGGCTACCTGACGGAAAAGGTGCGCCGGCGTCCGTACTCGGTCGTCCTCTTCGACGAGATCGAGAAGGCGCACCCCGACGTCTTCAACATGCTCCTCCAGGTCCTCGACGACGGGCGGCTCACCGACTCGCTCGGGCACGTCGTGGACTTCAAGAACGCGATCCTCATCATGACGTCCAACCTCGGGACGAACCTGATCGGGAAGCGCGTGAGCCCGGGCTTCCTCCAGGAATCGGCCGAGGAAGGCTACGAGCGGATGAGGGAGCGGGTGCTGGAAGAGCTCAAGCGGGCCTTCCGGCCCGAGTTCATCAACCGGATCGACGAGGTCATCGTCTTCCACGCCCTCAGCGAGGCGGACATCAAGGCCATCGTCAGGCTGATGATCACCCGGGTGAACAAGCAGCTCGAGGAGAAGGCGATCCGGATCGAGCTGACCCTCGAGGCCGAGGAGTTGCTCTTGCAGAAGGGCTACGACGCGACCTACGGGGCGCGTCAGCTTCGCCGGACGATCCAGAAGCACATCGAGGACCCGCTCGCCGAAGCCATCGTCAGCGGCCAGATCCAGGAAGGGTCCCGGATCGAAGTGCGGCCCGACGGCGAGAATTTCGCCTTCGAGCCCATCAACGAACTGACGGAACCATCCCTGAACTTGGCGGAGCGCTGA
- the bamA gene encoding outer membrane protein assembly factor BamA yields MANGGRRLSVLFVVMLLGLVGVARGQEPQPTVRDITVEGNRRIQSPVILNRVQTKIGDVFSPGALREDVRAIFALGFFDDVQVRVEEFEGGLRVIFVVIERPLLREVGFEGNRDAKTEELREKAGLRIGVLYNPVEVQRAVDAIRQKYEEDGFFGVTIQPRTERTPEGDIRVVFRIDEGAKMYIDRIVIEGNQALTDKQIKGAMMTKERMLWILPFSKVHRKIFEEDADRILGFYADHGYVQARIESHEIVPDFERGKIILRTRLVEGPQFHVGAVAIEGHEILSEAEIRSLIALKPGDAFDRSAVRTAIRKITDRYSELGRARAEVTPSTDTDLEARRVNLTLAIKEGPQVYVERINITGNTKSSEKVLRRELRVAEGELFTYQKLVRSRQRLFNLGYFDEVNATVEPGSTPDRVIVNIDVKERATGMFSIGAGYSSLDKLFGTVEITQRNLFGRGQEVSLQFRIGSASQLVQLSFTEPYLFDIPLRAGFDLYLRERDFDDFTEARIGGDVRGTYPLTEFVSMTAVYRLEDVKISNVADNASADLKAEVGRKLNSLVELGVARDTRDNIFEPSSGSRNAFGIAFAGLGGDTQWYRVVGETAWYWPLPFFDWVVGARGLAGIVQGWGGKEVPIFERFFLGGATTLRGQRTRSVAPKDAQGFVIGGDKELVGSTELLIPIFPRFRVALFFDAGNAYGFGTDFDPANLRLTVGAGFRFYSPLGPLRLDYGYNLDRKPGESSGQINFTVGSPF; encoded by the coding sequence GTGGCGAACGGAGGCCGACGCCTCTCCGTTCTCTTCGTGGTCATGCTCCTCGGCCTGGTCGGGGTCGCCCGGGGCCAGGAGCCTCAGCCGACCGTCCGCGACATCACGGTGGAGGGCAATCGCCGGATCCAGTCCCCGGTGATCCTCAACCGTGTCCAGACCAAGATCGGCGATGTCTTCTCCCCCGGCGCCTTGCGCGAAGACGTCCGCGCCATCTTCGCCCTCGGGTTCTTCGACGACGTCCAGGTGCGCGTGGAGGAATTCGAGGGCGGCCTCCGGGTCATCTTCGTCGTCATCGAGCGGCCCCTCCTCCGCGAGGTGGGATTCGAGGGCAACCGCGACGCGAAGACGGAGGAGCTCCGGGAGAAGGCCGGGTTGCGCATCGGCGTCCTCTACAACCCCGTGGAGGTGCAGCGCGCGGTCGACGCCATCCGCCAGAAGTACGAGGAGGACGGGTTCTTCGGCGTCACCATCCAGCCCCGGACGGAGCGGACCCCCGAAGGGGACATCCGGGTGGTCTTCCGGATCGACGAAGGCGCCAAGATGTACATCGATCGCATCGTCATCGAAGGCAACCAGGCCCTGACCGACAAGCAAATCAAGGGCGCCATGATGACGAAGGAGCGCATGTTGTGGATCCTCCCGTTCTCGAAGGTGCACCGCAAGATCTTCGAGGAAGACGCCGATCGGATCCTCGGCTTCTACGCCGACCACGGGTACGTGCAGGCCCGGATCGAGTCGCACGAGATCGTTCCCGATTTCGAGCGCGGCAAGATCATCCTCCGAACCCGCCTGGTGGAAGGCCCCCAGTTCCACGTCGGCGCGGTCGCCATCGAGGGCCACGAGATCCTCAGTGAAGCCGAGATCCGGAGCCTGATCGCGCTCAAACCGGGGGACGCCTTCGACCGGAGCGCCGTGCGGACGGCGATCCGGAAGATCACCGACCGCTACTCCGAGCTGGGGCGCGCCCGCGCCGAGGTCACTCCGAGCACCGACACCGACCTGGAGGCCCGCCGGGTCAACCTCACCCTCGCCATCAAAGAGGGGCCGCAAGTCTACGTCGAGCGCATCAACATCACCGGCAACACGAAGAGCTCGGAAAAGGTGCTGCGCCGGGAGCTGCGGGTGGCCGAGGGCGAGCTCTTCACGTATCAGAAGCTGGTGCGAAGCCGTCAGCGACTCTTCAACCTGGGATACTTCGACGAAGTCAACGCGACCGTGGAGCCCGGATCGACACCGGATAGGGTGATCGTCAACATCGACGTCAAGGAGCGCGCCACCGGCATGTTCAGCATCGGGGCCGGTTACAGCTCCCTCGACAAGCTGTTCGGGACGGTCGAGATCACCCAGCGCAACCTCTTCGGCCGAGGGCAGGAGGTGTCCCTCCAGTTTCGCATCGGCTCCGCCAGTCAGCTGGTCCAGCTGAGCTTCACCGAGCCTTACCTGTTCGACATCCCGTTGCGGGCCGGCTTCGACCTCTATCTCCGCGAGCGGGACTTCGACGACTTCACCGAAGCCCGCATCGGCGGCGACGTGCGGGGTACCTACCCGCTGACTGAGTTCGTGTCGATGACGGCCGTCTACCGGCTGGAAGACGTCAAGATCAGCAACGTGGCGGACAACGCGAGCGCCGATCTGAAGGCGGAGGTCGGGCGGAAGCTCAACTCCCTGGTCGAGCTCGGCGTGGCCCGGGACACCCGCGACAACATCTTCGAGCCGAGCTCGGGAAGCCGGAACGCGTTCGGCATCGCCTTTGCCGGCCTCGGCGGGGACACGCAATGGTACCGGGTGGTGGGCGAGACGGCCTGGTACTGGCCTCTGCCCTTCTTCGACTGGGTGGTGGGGGCCCGCGGGCTGGCCGGGATCGTCCAGGGCTGGGGTGGAAAGGAAGTCCCCATCTTCGAGCGGTTCTTCCTGGGGGGCGCGACCACCCTCCGCGGCCAGCGCACCCGGTCGGTCGCTCCCAAGGACGCCCAGGGCTTCGTGATCGGCGGCGACAAGGAGCTGGTCGGCAGCACGGAGCTGCTGATCCCGATCTTCCCGCGGTTCAGGGTTGCGTTGTTCTTCGACGCCGGCAACGCCTACGGCTTCGGCACCGACTTCGATCCGGCCAACCTCCGCCTCACGGTCGGCGCCGGCTTCCGGTTCTATTCCCCGCTGGGACCGCTCCGGCTCGACTACGGGTACAACCTGGATCGGAAACCGGGCGAGAGTTCTGGTCAGATCAACTTCACGGTCGGGTCGCCCTTCTGA